The window GGCACCCAAATATTGCCGCAGCAGAAAGACAGGCTTTAGACTACATCTTCAGTCCTGAACAGTAATCAACAACATACCTCCAAGGTCACACACTGATATATGCAGAAATGGAGGCTAACTGCATCTCATTCCATTTTAGCCACTCTAAGCTACGAAAACTTGACGTATCTTTCCATTACGAGATACATTGCCTCTACTGTATGTAACGGCATtgtattttccccaaaatgccctgaaaaagaaaaatttttctTCCCTCTGAATAGACCCAAGACCAAGCACACATTTCTGTCCGAATAAGCCTCTTTATCCAACGCACTTACAAAACCTGTGAAGATTAAACAAGCTCAGATTTTCAATAATCTTCATATCTCTTTTTGCTTCGTGCCTGTCTTGATAACTCCGATTTCCTGTTGTATCATTTTGTGCCTGATTTGTTAATTTGATCGTGACCTTTTTTctgatacatatatatatatatatataaactgtgatTCAAGCTATTCtgtcagtactgtatgtataatatatttatgtctatactgaaGACGGTGTTTTATCATATGGagttttattttcatgatgaattttattttcagaCACATTCTGTGAAGCACACAGTGAAAAACAAGTATTTGATCCGACTGCATGCATGTGTTGTGAAGCCTGACTGTACAGCCAGTGTGATGAATCGGAACCATCTCCCTTGCAAGGCAAACATGTAATCAACTAAAGGTGTATTCttcaaataaagattttttgccAGATCTAAAATGTTCACAGTgctaaagttgtttttaaacatataactCATCTCACAGACATGTATGTGACACCTAACTGTTTGGATGTTCATCTGTTTCTCTCAGCGGGGAGATTGACAGCTGCCAGAATGTGGTCTTAGTTCCAACATCATATCTGAGTGTTCAAAATGAAATGAGGATTTTGGTCATTTTTACACCATATTCATAATTGTTTAGAATATTTGCTAAAGCTTTCAGGCTAAAAGGTTATGAAACACGTTTTTAGCTTCTTTTTTCAGCTAGCAAAAAAATGAGCTATGAAagaatgtattatttatattgcaCATAATCGTATAGCCCACTAGATGTTCATATGAATTGAATTAGTTTTACTTGCACATAAGCGTGTATTACAAATGTACAACAcaatctgttgaattttgtaaTGAGCTAAATGTTTTACGTGCGAACATGAAGTACGCGGAATGAAGACGTGAGATCACGTTTATTAAGTTGATTTCAGTTGCGCACTTATAAgcgcatataaaaaaaatttacagggCCATCTGttaattttgagatgaactaatgatcaAAATGTTTATGATATAAAGGATTTTTCCAGTTAAGTAGAGTTATTTTTTCTCAAATATCTTTGatgtacagacatgccaactttacagtttaattatatgtatataataggATTTTTGAGAGAAACATCTGTACTATTTGCTGTTAATGCTAGTTAGTTGCTCATTATGTGCTAACCtgacagaattatttaaatgcttataatatttattaagtgcagaaaacaacaacactgtACACAGGGAGGAGGTTTGGAATCTGACAGTATGGTGCACCAGTAATAACTTGCCTTCAAttccaaaaagaacaaaaagagtATAGTGATTCCAGGACTACCAAGAagaccacacacacaggcctgtCTACTTCTACTTAGACTGTGGAGAGAACTTCAGGTTCCTCCGATTCACCATGACAGAGGACCTCTCCTGGGCTGAAAATTGGAATTGATCCGAGCTCTCCTAAAATCTGCCGATAAACTTTTACAGATGCACTATACAGAGATCATCCTAAGAAACTGCATGGCAGCCTGGTACAGAAGCTGTGCCAAGGCCTCCAGCGTGTTGTGAAAACAGCACAGGATGTTGTTGGCATAGAGATACCATCACTAGAACATCTTTACAGCACTCACTGTGTGAGGTGGGCTAAGAATATAACACCACGGACACCAACTGGTTATGCTCCTCCCATCAATCAGGTGCTTTAGGACAATCCGCCcatgcacaaataaaataaaaaacagcttcTTCCCAAAAGATGTGGCAACACTGAACACAAATCTGTTAAGGCTGGTGTACTGCTATCTTTGGAATACaggcaatatttatttatttatttatttatttattcatatgtaacatgttctttccttccttccttcattcCTTCCGTACCTATTTACTTACGTGCTTACTTATTTAATTACCTAATAACATGGTATTAGcaatagttaattttatttcgTTTCAATCCCTGATTATATGCAACATTTCTTAATCAACCTTACAAGTTATTTAACACTCCAATACACCATatcatttctttacttttaatttttttattttttacttatattgCTTGGTTATGTACTTTTTATTACtggtattttatatttatttttggacaTATGTGCAGGActtaaaacacataaaacataaaatacaccATCAGAAGTTGAAAAAATTGCACTTTATAGTATAGTTtgtgaatcttgaatcttgactCCTGAACCATGTGGTAACCTGACCAGCTTTCTGAGAGGAAATTAGCTAGCATAAACTTAAACTGACAGGGTTTCTTTGAAAAGTTATTTTATTCAGTCATATTCATGCATATTCAATATCTTTGTTGCTATTCTGTTTAGATGTAGGCTATAGTACTGAATCTCACTTGGAAGGATAGAGAGCTTGAGAGCTTGACCATCATTATATTATTCAATTTCCAGTGCATGAACCACTTAATCATCTTGAGCTACTACTGTAATCAGCACAGATAATCTGGCTCAGTATGCCATTGGCCTTCACTGTCTCATTGTCTCATTTCTACTGCTTTCACTGAGTTAGTTATACACTATGTACACAATACATATGTATTAGAGTACGGTGCACACGTATTGAGCCACCTATTATCTCTTCATCTTTAAGCACAAATAGCCAGACTTCCTTGTATTTGTATGTAGTATTAAAGACCAGTTCTCCAGGCGTCCTGAAACACTTTTTGGCCTCCATTTTTGACAAAGTCTTGGATCACATTCTCAGTCCAGTCCAGTCccagtacctgagcagtttcagagaatTGTTTTAGGTTTGTTAAGTCACACAGAAACCTATGAaacatttaagcattaaaaaacatctaacttaaggcatgaaccagtgagaaactggtgcagatgatgacagatgataaagctggtgattagtatactggtgatgctgaatgctgagtggttggaacagaggAGAgcggaaatgaggttgctgctgaggtgtTACATGAACacatggtgtagtggttagcattgtcgccttgcacctccagggtccgggctcgattcccgtctctgtgtgcatggagtttgcatgttctccccatgcttggtgggtttcctccgggtactctggtttcctcccacagtccaaagatatgcaggttaggctaattggcgttcccaaattgcccgtagtgtgtgtatctgtgtgtcctgcgatggattggcaccctgtccagggtgtaccctgccttatgccctaagcctcctgggataggcttcaggtccctgcgacccggAATACAGGTTAAAGcgttatagaaaatgagtgagtgagtgagtcatttcatatgaagaaatgaggggtggctcaagactttagCAACTTATACATCTCTACTATTCAATACTGTAACAATTCAACTGTTCTGTTTTTAATGcaactgtttatttttgctATACTTGGCTACACTGGAAAGTACTAAAGTTGATAAGTTGAAAGTACCAAACGCTCTTCCTTGTTTTTCCTTGTTTCTCTGAGGATCCTTGGCATAGTTGCCAATACACTGCCAACAGTGCTAAACAGAGTTTTGTATTTGACCTGCACACAAGAACTGTGCGATTTATCACTTGGCTGACACTCACTGAGCATTTGGCAGTAATGTGATCAGGGTGCCGTAATTCCAATGTCACATCTCTGCTTGCATTAAGTGCTCTGTAATTACTGGGATCTcttataaagacaaaaaaaaaatccctaaagCTTGCTGGGTAGGCCTATTAAGAGCTATATAATACAGATTTTGAGTTATTCAAacgaacaaaaaaatatatacaaattacaCAGGTGTGTTATTTTGTGTCAAACATGTTTGTTAAAATCAATTTTaactataatacattttatattactgtataacaAGAAGCTTTATTTTATCTGCATAATATTGGTTTCTGACAGAAAACAACCTTAAAGGCAAAAACCCATCAtcaatgatttattcatttattcattttccatCCTGTATCCTATATAGGATGATTAAGGGCCTGGGGTATATCCCAGAAAACACAGGGCATGAAGCAGGAAAAACTATAGATAGGTTTACAACCTATCATAGTACAAAAGTACACCcctcatacatacatacatacatacataaacggCAATTTGGACATCAatcactgcatgtctttggcctgtgggaggaaaccaaagcacctggaggaaacccaaacaGCCTGAAAGAACATCTGTGATCTATGAGCTCTGCCCAGAAAAAGCTTAGCCATTGTTAATATATCAAGAATGGGTTACCTGACATCAATGTAACCTTGCAGCTAAGGAGAATGGACTGGAATAGGCACGCGTGGGCAACTGACAACTTCGCTGTACTAGTCACTAGTCAACCATATCGGAATCTTCCACATGTACATGATGTGACTGAGCGGGAACTAGAAGCATAATTCAATTAGTTTATTACATGTAATTCAGTCATCACATGGATACTTTCTGGGTAGACCTCATACTTCCATATTttacaatggaaaaaaaatcattcattaatttatcaaTCAGCCTATTTAAGGGCAAAAGTTCCATGTACAGTgtgttgaacaaaaataaaaaatggtaaaCAATGGTTAAAAATTGGTATGTTTTGtacaatatacacatatacacatattgtgatctttttttctttttaaaaaataaaatagctgTAAAATCTGCATGAGGCGAGAATCATTTTGGGGATGTGTGGAGgtttatattcttttttcaaACACACCTTCTGAAGTTGTGACTGGCCAACAGATTTTTGATTTCATCTGACAACAACACACAATTTCAGAAATTtcagtaatacagtaataaGCTAATTTCATGCATTACTTTATAGTctgttctaaaaaaaatgtaatcaaaaaAATGTTATAGTGGGATCAAATGATGAATTTGAAATGCGAGTGTCATACTAAAACTGTGATTTTCTGGGTGCCTTATTTTGATGCAGTATGCATATGTGTTCTCAAAGAAAATTAGCATAATTAAACCAatcttgtttaatgtttattacacTAATAAGGAATTTatccaataatttttttttaaatattgtgtcTTTATGTAAAGTAGATTTCagataaggaaaaaaagagaacttGAATTTGATGGCATTTTTTACCACCACATCTATAAAAAATCCAGCAGTGTCACAAAATCCTGCCTCATCTGTCTTTTCGTATGTCCAatcagattctctctctctctctttctctctctctctctctctctctctctctctgattatTCACTGCTagcaaagacagagagaaacgcCACATCTTTGCTTTTCAGCCAAGTTTTGCAAAGACAATCGGAGTGAATTGAAGAGACAGGTAAGTGACAgggtttaaaaatgaaactccATCTTAGGTACCTTTATCACGATTATTATATTTCTCGAGTTTATGGTCACATTACTTTAATATAGATAACGTAACTAAATGTTATAGATAAGTATAAATTCTTGAACATTTTAGAAATTTTGTTATCATCTTTGGGTGCCATGAAATAATGACATACAATAGTACATTACACTTCTCTGCACTAtaaacatgtaaattaaatcAAGCTTATTTTCATATAGTGATGAAAGCATGATACTGTCtgcatttaaaatttctttagaAACGTATTGCCTTAATATATTTTGAAGCTATTTGTCGTTTTTTTGTGCACAAGATTACAGGCTGGTTTTATTTACCATCCTACTGAAAACTACAACAGTATTCATATGGAAACACGGCCATACATGTTCACACATCCGCTGCCTCGGGGCCAGGAGGAGTCAGGTGGCGTTCTAGGACCAGCCTGCATCTTTCTGAGAGGAAAGAACTTTGTAAGATACTCAGATCTCTCTGTATCTCTTAGAAATCATGGTTAAATGTCAAACtggtttgtgtgagtgtgtgtactgtatgcatgtataaTCTCGGTGTTACTATTCATCAGGACCGAGCATTTGTGTGcgtgtacagtatttgtgttcCTGTCTGTCCATGTGCATTAATCTggtctactgtatatctctTGTATGCACACTTCTACTAAAATACCACTCTGGCTTCTTTTCaaccattttattttgtgcagtTCCTCCAGCCTGCTCCTTTAATGTCCATCTGCAGACAATAAACATGATTGCCTCTCTGCAAGCTAATAAACATgattgtctctctctttctaaatGATCATTATTAAACTTCATCATCTTTAGCAGCAAATGGACTCCAAAGTGATAGCGTAGGACAACACGTGCTTGTTCATAAACACATTATAAAGGTCTAAGGAGTCATTTAGTCTACATGGTTTTCCTTTAGTTAATTACATGATTTTTCTGGTGGCAAGTAGCCAGTTGTATTTGTGTTGattcagtttgtgtgtgtatatgtgtgtgtgctttaaccTATTTTGATGTATACCTGTGAATTGTCTTACAGGAGCGGAAACTTGTAGCTGAAGAGATGGAAGGTAGCACATTTCTCTTACAGTCTCTTGTATAGTCATTCTCAAAGGAATACCTTTTGAATTATCTGTATCTACAGTACTTAATCTGTAGCATGTGCAATTACTGGCACCTTATCTTGTCTATTTATCATACACATGACagctaattataaaataagtacaGTTCATGTCTGGGTCACATAGGGTTTTGTCCCATGTACTTtgggtacacactgtacactgagtATCACTACCCATCCCCttattgtttatgttttatgaccTGTCTCATTGTCATCTGCTTTTCTTGTCTCACCTCTAAATTAaaccttttatgttttatgccCTGTCACACTCTAAATTCGAATATGATGGAAACCAAACATGATTTATTGAAAAGACtgttaataaacataaaaaatgatgATATTCCAAGcagccatgacattaaaacccaaaatattaagcccagtattgtgtaagTTCCTTTTGTGCCATCTGGGCAACTCTGGCCCCACAGGCTATTAAATTACACTaggcctctgggggtgtgctgtggtgtctggcactgggaTGTTAGCCATGGATCCCATGGATGTTCAATTGGAATGAGATTTGGAAAATCTAAATAGGCAAAATCTAAATAGATCAACAGGCTGGTCCCCACAAGCGTAAATGATTGTTGGGCGCCCATGATGATATCACCAGTTTAGGGTGTATaactgataatcaatgttattgaTTAGTGTTGTGGCTAATCGGGTGCATATGCATGCATCATGCACTTGATTAACAACTCCTATACACTTGCTCATTCATGCAGATCAAGCCAAAAAGTGCATGAAATCATTCAGAGCTTTAGGtaataaaaacatcaaatatTAGAAAAGGGTAAGGATGTGATCTTTGTGGGTTTTAattgtggcatggttgttggagCCAGGTTTTAATATTTCATGAACTGTGAATATCCTGGAAATTTACCGCAAGAATGGTccgagaaagaaaaaagggcaATATTTAATGGGCAATATTTAAATGGCTGTAAACGCTTTGTTGACATGAGTGGACAGACAAAAATGTCCAGATTCAATGATTGAAGTATTCAGGGTGTAGGAACTCATTACAATAgtgatgagcaaaaaaaaaagaaaaaaaaacatctcagcaTGCATCAGGGCAGaacttatcatcatcatcatagccCTGTACGTCTGTTCTCGGCTGGCAGTAGTGAAAATGTTTTGCTGTTGTAAAGCATCCAACAAACATGCCACAATCAAAGTCATAGTGATCAcaatattacctttttttttttattcattcttgcattgctgccacatgatttGCTAATTACAGTAGATTccaactacagtatattggtAGCACATGTAACCACATGTTTGTTTGCTGAAGGGATGAATTACTTTGActgaaaacttaaaaacaaatgtgttttatatcaacatttattgataaaaattcCCTAACTGCCCTTAGCAAATTTGAAATAACCATGCCTTCTGTTCTCTAATCATCACAAAAACACTTGTCTGAATAATAGCTTTTGAAAATCCTACAGATCTGATAAGATTGGGGGGAAAACTGCAGGAGTATgtttaaaactgtaaatgtgtatttgtgtgattCAGAGTTGCAACAGGCATTTAGCGAATTTGATAAGGATAAGGATGGGCTCATCAGCTGTAAAGATCTGGGCAACCTGATGCGGACTATGGGATATATGCCCACAGAGATGGAGCTGATTGAACTCAGCCAGAACATCAGCATGAACCGTAAGAAACAGGCAAACATGCAGTGCGTTTGTGTTTCTAtctgtttaattgtttaattcacTTAAAAATATGTACCTACTGTAACTGTTACATGCCAAAAGCCTATCTTGACTTTAATGATGTTTATCCTTTTTATTATGAAGGACGTTCAAGTTAAATCAAGACTTGTGaggaaatttcttgtgaatgaaggcagtaaaatgattgacattaacagacttcaagcacagtatacAAACTTGAGTTTCTTAGCTGCAGTTAAATATTTGACACTTTTGCCCATCTGGCTGAtatggctcggagcccactgcacatgttcccatgaacattcaggaAGAAGAACGCCTTATCCTTGAAAATTAGCAGATAATTTGTCTCCAACTTGTAAGAGAGGCTTCACACACCATTCAGGAACAACATTTGCACATTACTGAAATTCAGcttgagttattgccacatcccctgtccagtcctgaccttgctccgaGCCATTTCTACATGATTGGggttttaaaggagttcctgggaggccaggctTCCAGACATAAAGTcaaatcatggctctggcatactgtacaaaactttCCATTTTGATGATGTCCAAGcacaagtgaaacactgggataaggttttttttttttcttctcataaaTGTGGTCTGTTATAATGCAGAATTAAAAGTCCTGgattgacttaaacacccttaTACATgatacaatgtactgtatgcacatttgattttctttacaaactctcactctctttctctggtTCTAGTTGGTGGTCAAGTAGACTTTGAGGATTTTGTGGAACTCATGGCTCCTAAGCTCTTAGAAGAGACAGCTGGAATGATCGGCCTAAAGGAGCTGAAGGAAGCCTTCAGAGAGGTGAGCGGCCATTACATCTGAAAGCAACCTCTAAAAGGCACTTAGAAAAAGCTGCGAACAGACTGTCTCCCTCacttattgttttattgatgGTAATtctccttctgtgtgtgtgtagttcgaCATGGACGGTGATGGCGCCATCACTATTGATGAACTGAGGCATGCTATGGAGAAGCTGCTTGGTGAAAACACTAACAGAAAAGAGATTGAGGCTGTGGTAAGAGAGGTTGACAATAATGAAGATGGAAGAGTAGATTTCGAAggtgagtttcacacacacactcgtgagACAAAATGACGATATTAAATGAACATTACACACAATTACTCAACTTTTACACTGCA of the Clarias gariepinus isolate MV-2021 ecotype Netherlands chromosome 16, CGAR_prim_01v2, whole genome shotgun sequence genome contains:
- the cabp5b gene encoding calcium-binding protein 5b is translated as METRPYMFTHPLPRGQEESGGVLGPACIFLRGKNFERKLVAEEMEELQQAFSEFDKDKDGLISCKDLGNLMRTMGYMPTEMELIELSQNISMNLGGQVDFEDFVELMAPKLLEETAGMIGLKELKEAFREFDMDGDGAITIDELRHAMEKLLGENTNRKEIEAVVREVDNNEDGRVDFEEFVRMMSRD